GATTCTGCTGACAACACCGCCGCGTTTAGCGCCGCCGGAAATCTTGGATCTTTGCCTCCACCCTGCCCCAATTCCAGACGCAATGAATGCCTGATTGACGTTCGGTTTACCGCCCCCAGGCTCAGTGTCCAGGTGCACTTCAAGATCAACGCCAGGTTGGCGTTTTCAGATGCCGTGCCGTTCCTGTTCGTGATTggaggggtgtgtctgtgtgggggcgCTGGGGCGGGATAGATGGGTGAAACAGATATGaactatttaaaaaatatatagcaGCAGTGATTCTGCAGAATTTGGAAATAGAGTCATGGAGAAGTagaccacagaaacaggcccttcggcccatctagtccgtgccaaaaccTCTTAAACTGCCCACACCTATCgcactgcacctggaccacagcgcTCCATATATTCTATCCAGAAATATACAATTATATACACTTATATATCTGGTTTCGCAATCGCCCTATCATCATACTAACCCTGCGCTCAACGTTGTCGGTTACATCCTTGTGATCTCGTCTGCCCACCCGAACCGCCATCTGCTGATTACTTGCTTTTCCAGTTCGGAGAATTCGAATTGTAACATTGCCAGCCTTTTTTTCTCAGAATCCACCTGGGCAGGGTATATTACCTGGCACCTGCGCTCTCCATCTCCGATCAGAGGAGACACCGTGCTGCGGAAACTTCCCCGCCTGAGTCTCCTTTTGGCACGGGGCATCGTCGGTACCTCTTCGTCGGTGGTAAGTCGTGGAAATGGGATTACTGCAGGAAAATTAGGGGCAATTGATTCTTATTTGCGTTGGGAATTTGCCTTCGAAACGGAGGTGAGGCCCGCCAAGTGTCCTGCAAGCGCCCAATCATCGCACCCACCCTGCGCACAACTTTGTCGGTCACATCCTTGTGATCACGCCGCCTCTGCCATCGCTGCCCCGTTACCCCTGGGTTAGAGGGGGAGGGGTATCAGGGAGGGTTTCTTCTCCCCATTACTGACCGCTCAGCCCTGGGTTAGTTTCAACCAGGGGTCCTGCATCCCATCGCCACCCGGTGACCCCTCGCTCAGAGAGAGGGGAAATCACCCAGCCTTTCTGCTCCCCATCGTTGACCGGTCACCTctgggatagagagggggggggggaatcagccAGAATCCTTACGCGTAGGTCACAGAAAATGAGCATTGTTAATTGCGCTTCCCACTCCTGAATCTATCGAGTTCGGTTGCGACTGCAAGCCCTCAGGGGGCTCCGTGCCAAAGGACAGACAGCCGGAACTCCTTCGCCAGGATTGCGGCTGTACAGTCTCTGGGATCATGCTGTGTAGAATGCCCCCCTCACCCCCTACCCCATGCTTCCTCCAAAGCAGTGGTGACTGCACCTTAAGGTTGCGTCCCTGATGTCCCTGATAAACTGTGGGATTTTCCGGAAATATAGGAGGCGGGCGCCACAGAGATGCGGCTGACCGGCGAGATTCGATGAGGTGACCTTGCTTGCAGGCCCAGACTCTGACGGGCTGCTGGACTAATGAGCTGGGGTCGACGGCGTACATCAAGAAGGACGAGGACGGGACCCTGCGAGGCTTCTACATTTCGGCAGTGTCCAGCGCTGAGACTCCGGTTGAAGGGGAACTAATCGGATTCCAGGTCGATATCGAGCAGCCGACCTTTGGGTTTGTGGTAAAGTGGACCTCAGGTACGTTGCTATTCCGCCCGTTCCCTGCCCGAGCTCCCGGGGCTCTGCggctccctccctctgtctcctcGTCTCCACCTGAGGTGACGCACCCCCGCGGGTGGGAGACAGCGCAGGAGCGCtgcagtgtgtggggggggggcagtactGAGTCTCTCTCAGTCCTGTAGGAGGGGGCGCCACCGAGACGGCCCAGCGCTCTGGGAAGGACGGCAAAACCGAGGGCATGCCATGCTGTGGGATGGGGGTCTGAAGAGGGAGCGCGAGGTGGGGGCgacacactgtgggagaggaagTCAGCGGGGAGCGCcccgctgtgggaggggcggtactgagggagcgctGCACTGCGGGAGGGGGACTGTGCTACGGGAGGGCCTGTACTGAGGGTCGGTAGTAATAGgtcagacattattttaaaattctttctgtGCCCAGAGGAGGTCCGGGGGGATGTCTCAGTGTGGACTGGACAGATGTTTGAAGACCAAACTTTGAAGACCATGTGGTTAGCCCGATCACATTCCTCCGTCGACAGCAACTGGGAGGCGACCGTGTAAGTTCTGAATCTCTTGGGCAGACGCGCAGATCCGGGGGACTGTGCGCCAATCTCTTCACCGCGCCCCAATCCCACTCCTGAGATCTGAGCTCAAGACTGCACCGTGCGAGGGAGCGCCACACTATGGGAGGGGCTATGAAGAGGAAGGGTTATTGAGTGAACGTCGTACAATTGGGGGGGGTAGGTGTCAGTGAGGGGTGGGTAACGCCGCCCTATGGGAGGGGCTGATGAAGAGGAAACGTTGTACAGAGGTGGATGGATGAGAAGGGAGGGTCGAGCTGCGTGAGTGGGTGGTGAGAGCGGAGGGAGTGTCGGTGATAGGGAAGCGCCGACagtgggagaggtggtgagggtgggggcgaggaggggagtgagaggggagccaATGAGCAGTGagtcccgtcctgatgaaggggcggTGGGGAGGGAGACTGACAACGAACTCCAGGACATCCTTGGCTGGTGAAAGGCGCTGCAGAAATGGAGGGATTCCACCATGAAATCCGGCTACTAAGCAAGGATTCAGCTCCGGTGCAAACGGCTGGGAAATTCTGCGCACCAGAATTCCAGGCGCAAAGGGCTTTGTCCCCGGTCCCTGCGTCACATGTGACGGGTGACACCGTGATTCAGCAAAGTGTTATTCTGAGATTCTGTCCATAACCCCAACTGTTCCtgtcctgggtgtgtgtgatggcacggtggggagggagcttcactctgtgtctgaccctgggagtgagtgatgggatagtgtagagggagcttcactctgtgtctgaccccgggagtgtgtcatgggacggtgtggagggaacttcactctgtgtctggccccggaagactgtgatgggacggtgtagagggagcttcactttgtgtctgaccccgggagtgtgtcatgggacggtgtagagggagcttcactttgtgtctgaccccgggagactgtgataggacggtgtagtgggagcttcactttgtgtctgaccccgggagtgtgcgatgggacggtgtggagggagttccaCTCTAACCCCTTCTGCCTGCTCACGACTCCCTGTTTTGTGATTACCGGGTGGGTACTCCGATGTGACAATTACATAAAGTGACCGGGGGAAGTGAAGCGGGAATTCTCCAGACTGGGTCACTCTGTGAAAGGCGGATCTGAATGTTCCCAGTTCCACCTGAGTCGTGTCTCTAATCACCTGTCTCTTGCTCTGTTGGAAACAGGACGGGGATGGACGTGTTCACTCGTTATATCGAGAAGTGTGGATCCACGGACGGAGACGGAAGTGAGCGGAAATATGACCCCAGCAAGGAAGGCTCGTAGGGGAGATGGGGCGCCAGGTGCGATGGGCACGGCTTCCGCTGCCTTTCAATGTCTGTAATCGGCCGATAAATCATTATAAATCACAATCTCattaaaagaaacattttaaccTCCAGATTTCGGTGCCGACTGGACGTGTCTCTCCATACAGTGAGGGCAgg
The DNA window shown above is from Mobula hypostoma chromosome 30, sMobHyp1.1, whole genome shotgun sequence and carries:
- the LOC134339576 gene encoding uncharacterized protein LOC134339576, coding for MASQRKRWVSEDRSGSSISGSRSWGKNARSGSRADENAGAHVDTAAKKLQQPQSDQEIETSSMSLTYVHRRSVEGIVSRRIAAWLSVQVHFKINARLAFSDAVPFLFVIGGSHGEVDHRNRPFGPSKSTWAGYITWHLRSPSPIRGDTVLRKLPRLSLLLARGIVGTSSSVAQTLTGCWTNELGSTAYIKKDEDGTLRGFYISAVSSAETPVEGELIGFQVDIEQPTFGFVVKWTSEEVRGDVSVWTGQMFEDQTLKTMWLARSHSSVDSNWEATVTGMDVFTRYIEKCGSTDGDGSERKYDPSKEGS